In Nocardia sputorum, a single genomic region encodes these proteins:
- a CDS encoding PQQ-binding-like beta-propeller repeat protein, whose translation MWRPSRKRAAAVLAAVGALTLAGCGTDYDDITVGTGKGWTAAYHDGRNSGTAPITGSRKIGLSWQRPVGGPIAQPVTLGPDSQLFVTTRLQNCSIFSFQMATGRKRFCNALGPSAISAPSAVDGMTNVYVGDDSRVISFNYLGQPRWATPVAGTPVSVQFTGDGKLLTISQSGQVDVLSRQTGERAVPTLQLLGEPNFLVNAGLGWPDAGQGLDDCATGGPQCPVANISPIDTGSGSFYATLWQPGRPAAAVVALRYTGDKVVREWSAELLLGGSSTSPALSADGGTLYVGDNNNRLIALDTADGRTKWVHRLDWTPRGGISVSDDGLIVPSGEDGYLLALRDKGDTAETAWERKDLALRGSAAQTMGDTGYVTAAIGDGLNLVTFDTRTGSTIDSDVLPGAKGTTTGTSIGAKGEVVVATRIGEIFAFEPE comes from the coding sequence ATGTGGCGACCGTCCCGGAAACGCGCCGCGGCCGTGCTGGCCGCGGTCGGCGCGCTGACCCTGGCCGGTTGCGGCACCGATTACGACGACATCACGGTCGGCACCGGCAAGGGCTGGACCGCCGCCTACCACGACGGCCGCAACAGCGGCACCGCTCCGATCACCGGATCGCGGAAGATCGGATTGAGCTGGCAACGGCCGGTCGGCGGGCCGATCGCCCAGCCGGTCACGCTGGGGCCCGACAGCCAGCTGTTCGTCACCACACGCCTGCAGAACTGCTCGATCTTCTCTTTCCAGATGGCCACCGGCCGCAAGCGGTTCTGCAACGCTCTGGGCCCGAGCGCGATCTCCGCGCCGTCGGCGGTCGACGGGATGACCAACGTCTACGTCGGCGACGACAGCAGGGTGATCTCGTTCAACTACCTCGGGCAACCGCGGTGGGCCACGCCGGTCGCCGGAACACCGGTCTCGGTGCAGTTCACCGGCGACGGAAAGCTGCTGACGATCAGTCAATCCGGTCAGGTCGATGTGTTGTCGCGGCAAACGGGCGAGCGGGCGGTCCCGACACTGCAACTGCTCGGTGAACCCAACTTCCTCGTCAACGCCGGGCTCGGCTGGCCCGACGCGGGCCAGGGACTCGACGACTGCGCCACCGGAGGGCCGCAGTGCCCCGTCGCGAACATCTCCCCCATCGATACGGGCAGCGGCAGCTTCTACGCGACGCTGTGGCAGCCGGGGCGGCCCGCGGCGGCCGTGGTCGCGTTGCGCTACACCGGGGACAAGGTCGTGCGGGAGTGGAGCGCCGAACTGCTGCTGGGCGGCAGTTCCACCAGCCCGGCGCTGTCCGCCGACGGCGGCACCCTCTACGTCGGCGACAACAACAACCGCCTGATCGCCCTGGACACCGCGGACGGGCGGACCAAGTGGGTGCATCGGCTGGACTGGACGCCGCGCGGCGGCATCTCGGTGTCCGACGACGGCCTGATCGTCCCGTCCGGCGAGGACGGTTACCTGCTCGCGCTCCGAGACAAGGGCGACACAGCCGAAACGGCTTGGGAGCGTAAGGATCTCGCGCTGCGCGGATCCGCGGCGCAGACGATGGGCGACACCGGGTACGTCACCGCGGCCATCGGTGACGGGCTCAACCTCGTCACTTTCGACACGCGAACCGGGAGCACGATCGATTCCGACGTCCTGCCGGGCGCGAAAGGAACCACCACCGGCACGTCGATCGGCGCGAAGGGCGAGGTCGTGGTCGCCACCCGCATCGGCGAGATCTTCGCCTTCGAGCCGGAGTAG
- a CDS encoding glycoside hydrolase family 57 protein, whose product MTGRSTVPGGHAASPVPGQFTLVLHSHLPWLAHHGRWPVGEEWLYQSWAASYLPVVEVLRTLAAEGRSHLLSLGITPVLAAQLDDPHCLAGMHHWLGNWQLRADEAAMAGNVALGRHEHRLAAAALAEFERHWRHGAAPVWRTLIDAETIELLGGPLAHPFQPLLDPRLRQFQLVEGLADARHRWGRTPTGIWAPECGYTPGMEVGYAAAGVTHFMVDGPALRGDTTLGRPVRDSDVVAFGRDLQVSYRVWSPKSGYPGHGAYRDFHHYDHATGLKPARVTGKTVAGPDKAPYDPELAAAAVARDVDDFVRTVRERLISESERIGRPALVVAAFDTELFGHWWHEGPQWLAQVLRALPEAGVTVGTLADARTRGYLGEPVPLADSSWGSGKDWRVWAGEQVRDLVELNDDIVRLSLDTVDKMRAAQGGAPGLRDRVADQLLREAILTVSSDWAFMVSKDSAAGYARDRAHRHAHAVREIATAVGAGQLAKARQLAAGWGAADGLFPGVDARRLTSAGSVPSATGAVSAAAPGPGSAIAGHGPGPADPGSAAEGLA is encoded by the coding sequence TTGACCGGTCGCAGTACCGTGCCCGGCGGGCACGCCGCAAGCCCCGTGCCGGGCCAGTTCACCTTGGTCCTGCACTCCCATCTGCCCTGGCTGGCCCATCACGGTCGCTGGCCGGTCGGCGAGGAATGGCTCTACCAGTCCTGGGCCGCGTCCTACCTGCCGGTCGTCGAGGTGTTGCGAACCCTTGCGGCGGAAGGCCGTTCGCATCTGCTGAGCCTCGGCATCACGCCGGTGCTCGCGGCTCAGCTGGACGACCCGCACTGCCTGGCGGGGATGCACCATTGGCTGGGCAACTGGCAGCTGCGCGCCGACGAAGCCGCCATGGCGGGCAACGTGGCGCTGGGCAGGCACGAACACCGCTTGGCCGCCGCCGCCCTGGCCGAGTTCGAGCGGCACTGGCGGCACGGCGCGGCGCCGGTCTGGCGCACGCTCATCGACGCGGAGACCATCGAACTGCTCGGCGGCCCGCTGGCCCACCCGTTCCAGCCGCTGCTGGATCCGCGATTGCGCCAGTTCCAGCTGGTCGAGGGCTTAGCCGACGCGCGGCACCGCTGGGGTCGCACGCCGACGGGCATCTGGGCGCCGGAGTGTGGATACACCCCTGGCATGGAGGTCGGCTACGCCGCCGCCGGTGTGACGCATTTCATGGTCGACGGACCCGCTCTGCGCGGCGACACGACACTCGGCCGTCCGGTGCGGGATTCCGATGTGGTCGCGTTCGGACGTGATCTGCAGGTGAGCTACCGGGTCTGGTCGCCGAAATCTGGCTACCCGGGGCACGGCGCCTATCGTGACTTTCATCACTACGACCACGCCACGGGTCTCAAACCCGCGCGGGTCACCGGCAAGACCGTCGCGGGTCCGGACAAGGCTCCCTACGACCCGGAACTGGCCGCCGCGGCCGTCGCCCGGGACGTGGACGACTTCGTGCGGACGGTGCGCGAGCGGTTGATCTCCGAGTCCGAACGCATCGGACGGCCCGCCTTGGTCGTGGCGGCGTTCGACACCGAACTGTTCGGCCACTGGTGGCACGAGGGCCCGCAGTGGCTGGCGCAGGTGCTGCGCGCGCTGCCGGAGGCAGGCGTCACCGTGGGCACGCTCGCCGACGCGCGAACCCGCGGCTACCTGGGCGAACCGGTACCGCTGGCCGATTCGTCCTGGGGTTCGGGCAAGGACTGGCGGGTGTGGGCGGGCGAGCAGGTGCGCGACCTGGTGGAGCTCAACGACGACATCGTGCGGCTGAGCCTGGACACCGTCGACAAGATGCGCGCCGCGCAGGGCGGCGCGCCCGGGCTGCGCGACCGCGTCGCCGATCAACTGCTGCGCGAAGCGATCCTGACCGTCTCCAGCGACTGGGCGTTCATGGTCAGCAAGGACTCCGCCGCGGGCTACGCCCGCGACCGCGCGCACCGCCACGCCCACGCGGTCCGCGAAATCGCCACGGCCGTCGGGGCGGGCCAACTCGCGAAAGCACGGCAGTTGGCGGCAGGATGGGGGGCAGCTGACGGACTCTTCCCCGGCGTGGACGCGCGACGACTGACCTCCGCGGGGTCCGTACCCAGCGCCACCGGGGCAGTATCCGCCGCCGCGCCGGGACCGGGCTCCGCCATCGCGGGCCACGGACCGGGCCCGGCGGACCCGGGCTCGGCCGCAGAAGGACTTGCATGA
- a CDS encoding class I SAM-dependent methyltransferase: MSEAVIPAAVDDPSGIPADPETSVGAVEPLPLTGERTVPGIAEENYWFRRHEIAYARLLDRCAGKTVLEAGSGEGYGADMIADVATKVIGVDYDTGAVEHVRARYPRVEMIQGNLAELPLEDASVDVVVNFQVIEHLWDQSQFLRECLRVLRPGGELLISTPNRITFSPGRDTPLNPFHTRELNAAELTELLVDAGFEVARMIGVHHGPALKALDAKHGGSFIDAQIERALAGEPWPAELTADVASVTADDFVLEAADIDASLDLVAIAVKP; this comes from the coding sequence ATGAGCGAGGCTGTGATCCCTGCCGCAGTGGACGACCCGTCCGGCATCCCCGCGGACCCCGAGACGAGCGTCGGCGCCGTCGAACCGCTGCCGCTGACCGGCGAGCGCACCGTGCCCGGCATCGCCGAGGAGAACTACTGGTTCCGCAGGCACGAGATCGCCTACGCCCGCCTGCTGGACCGCTGCGCCGGAAAAACCGTGCTGGAGGCGGGTTCCGGCGAGGGTTACGGTGCGGACATGATCGCCGACGTGGCCACCAAGGTGATCGGCGTGGACTACGACACCGGCGCGGTCGAGCACGTGCGCGCACGCTACCCCCGCGTGGAGATGATCCAGGGCAACCTCGCGGAACTGCCACTGGAGGACGCGTCGGTCGACGTGGTGGTGAATTTCCAAGTGATCGAGCACTTGTGGGACCAGTCCCAGTTCCTGCGGGAGTGCCTGCGCGTGCTGCGTCCCGGCGGTGAGCTGCTGATCAGCACGCCCAACCGGATCACCTTCTCGCCCGGTCGCGACACCCCGCTCAACCCGTTCCACACCAGGGAGCTGAACGCGGCCGAGCTGACCGAGCTACTCGTCGACGCCGGTTTCGAGGTCGCGCGGATGATCGGCGTGCACCACGGGCCGGCCCTGAAAGCGCTGGACGCCAAGCACGGCGGGTCGTTCATCGACGCGCAGATCGAACGCGCGCTGGCCGGTGAACCCTGGCCCGCGGAACTGACCGCGGACGTCGCGAGCGTCACGGCGGACGATTTCGTGCTGGAAGCGGCGGACATCGACGCGAGTCTGGATCTGGTCGCCATCGCGGTGAAGCCTTGA
- a CDS encoding electron transfer flavoprotein subunit alpha/FixB family protein, whose amino-acid sequence MAEVLVLVEHAEGAIKKVSTELLTAARALGEPAAVVLGTAGTGEKLADALAAAGAEKIYIAESDDVENYLVTPKVDVLAALTESVSPAAVIVAASAEGKEVSGRLAARIGSGLLVDVIDVKSDGTAVHSIFGGAFTVDAKVTGDVPVISVRPGAVEASAQAGVGEKVTVEVPAQEEGVVKVTSREPVVAGDRPELTEASIVVSGGRGVGSADNFAVVEALADSLGAAVGASRAAVDSGYYPGQFQVGQTGKTVSPQLYIALGISGAIQHRAGMQTSKTIVAVNKDEEAPIFEIADYGIVGDLFNVAPQLTEAVKAHKG is encoded by the coding sequence ATGGCTGAAGTACTCGTGCTCGTCGAGCACGCCGAGGGTGCGATCAAGAAGGTCAGCACCGAACTGCTCACCGCCGCCCGCGCCCTGGGCGAGCCCGCCGCCGTCGTGCTCGGCACGGCAGGCACCGGCGAGAAGCTGGCCGACGCGCTGGCCGCGGCGGGCGCCGAGAAGATCTACATCGCCGAGTCCGACGATGTGGAGAACTACCTGGTGACCCCGAAGGTCGACGTGCTGGCCGCGCTGACCGAGTCGGTCTCGCCCGCCGCCGTCATCGTCGCCGCCAGCGCCGAAGGCAAGGAGGTGTCGGGTCGCCTGGCCGCCCGCATCGGCTCCGGCCTGCTGGTCGACGTGATCGACGTGAAGTCCGACGGCACCGCCGTGCACTCCATCTTCGGTGGCGCGTTCACCGTCGACGCCAAGGTCACCGGCGATGTCCCGGTGATCTCGGTCCGCCCGGGCGCCGTCGAAGCCTCCGCGCAGGCGGGTGTGGGCGAGAAGGTGACCGTCGAGGTGCCCGCGCAGGAAGAAGGCGTGGTCAAGGTGACCTCGCGGGAGCCGGTCGTGGCCGGTGACCGTCCGGAACTCACCGAGGCGAGCATCGTGGTCTCCGGTGGCCGCGGTGTCGGTTCCGCCGACAACTTCGCGGTGGTCGAGGCGCTGGCCGACTCGCTCGGCGCGGCCGTCGGCGCGTCGCGCGCCGCGGTCGACTCGGGCTACTACCCGGGCCAGTTCCAGGTGGGCCAGACCGGTAAGACGGTCTCCCCGCAGCTGTACATCGCCCTCGGCATCTCCGGCGCCATCCAGCACCGCGCCGGCATGCAGACCTCGAAGACCATCGTCGCGGTCAACAAGGACGAAGAGGCGCCGATCTTCGAGATCGCCGACTACGGCATCGTGGGCGACCTGTTCAACGTCGCGCCCCAGCTGACCGAAGCGGTCAAGGCGCACAAGGGCTGA
- a CDS encoding DUF1697 domain-containing protein: protein MTAYAALLRGIMPSNPNMSNAKLRAVFESLGFEGVGSVLASGNIVFHSAESDVPELEDRIQQALIRELGIGGGTIIRSHDELRALLDTDPFHGLTHGRGTYLIATFLKDTAAAPSDLPERPDPLTRVIGYDADARAFLAVIDNSSPGKTPDFMAWLEKTYGKDITTRTWLTVERIVKKLGG, encoded by the coding sequence ATGACTGCCTACGCCGCGCTGTTGCGCGGGATCATGCCGAGCAATCCGAACATGAGCAACGCGAAATTGCGCGCGGTGTTCGAATCGCTCGGCTTCGAGGGCGTCGGTTCGGTACTGGCCAGCGGCAATATCGTCTTCCACAGCGCGGAGTCCGATGTGCCCGAGCTGGAGGATCGCATTCAGCAGGCGCTGATCCGGGAACTGGGCATCGGCGGTGGCACGATCATCCGCAGTCATGACGAACTGCGCGCGTTGCTCGACACCGATCCGTTCCACGGCCTCACCCACGGGCGCGGCACATATCTGATCGCCACGTTCCTCAAGGACACGGCCGCAGCTCCGTCCGACCTGCCCGAGCGGCCCGACCCGCTCACTCGGGTGATCGGCTACGACGCGGACGCGCGAGCGTTCCTCGCGGTCATCGACAACAGCTCGCCGGGCAAGACCCCCGACTTCATGGCCTGGCTGGAGAAGACATACGGCAAGGACATCACCACCCGCACCTGGCTCACCGTCGAGCGCATCGTCAAGAAGCTCGGCGGCTAG
- a CDS encoding glycosyltransferase family 4 protein: MKILMVSWEYPPVVVGGLGRHVHHLAVELAAAGHEVVVLSRRPSGTDASTHPTHSYIADGVLVVAVAEDPPVFDFGEDMLAWTLAMGHAMVRAGVALGKPGIGDGWTPDVVHAHDWLVAHPGIALAEYYDVPLVSTIHATEAGRHSGWVAGKVNKQVHSVEWWLANESDALITCSASMQDEVERLYGPERIPMTVIRNGIDVGAWTFRPRSPRTGPPRLLYVGRLEYEKGVQDAIAALPRIRRAHPGTTLTVAGVGTQFEWLRERARVHRVARAVNFTGQLDHAELLGWLHGADAIVLPSRYEPFGIVALEAAAAGTPLITSTAGGLGEAVIDGVTGASFAPADVDGLVEAVRATLDDPAATQQRAFAARERLTADFAWDVVAAETAQVYQSAKRRVRNPLGRPSIVERPLPERDPK, encoded by the coding sequence ATGAAGATTTTGATGGTGTCGTGGGAGTACCCGCCGGTCGTGGTCGGCGGGCTCGGCAGGCACGTGCATCACCTCGCCGTCGAACTGGCCGCGGCCGGCCACGAGGTGGTCGTGCTGTCCCGGCGCCCCTCCGGCACCGACGCCTCGACCCATCCCACGCACTCCTACATCGCCGACGGCGTGCTCGTGGTGGCGGTCGCGGAGGACCCGCCGGTGTTCGACTTCGGCGAGGACATGCTCGCCTGGACGCTGGCCATGGGGCACGCCATGGTGCGCGCCGGCGTCGCGCTCGGCAAGCCGGGCATCGGCGACGGCTGGACGCCCGACGTGGTGCACGCGCACGACTGGCTGGTCGCCCACCCCGGCATCGCGCTGGCCGAGTACTACGACGTCCCGCTGGTCTCCACCATCCACGCCACCGAGGCCGGCCGGCACAGCGGCTGGGTCGCGGGCAAGGTCAACAAGCAGGTGCACTCGGTGGAGTGGTGGCTGGCCAACGAATCCGACGCCTTGATCACCTGCTCGGCGTCCATGCAGGACGAAGTCGAGCGGCTCTACGGGCCCGAGCGGATCCCGATGACGGTGATCCGCAACGGCATCGACGTGGGCGCGTGGACCTTCCGTCCCCGCTCGCCGCGCACCGGCCCGCCGCGGCTGCTGTACGTGGGCAGGCTCGAGTACGAGAAGGGCGTGCAGGACGCGATCGCCGCGCTGCCGCGCATCCGCCGTGCCCATCCCGGCACCACCCTCACCGTCGCGGGCGTCGGCACGCAGTTCGAGTGGTTGCGCGAACGCGCCCGGGTGCACCGGGTCGCCCGCGCGGTGAACTTCACCGGTCAGCTCGACCACGCGGAGCTGCTCGGCTGGCTGCACGGCGCCGACGCGATCGTGCTGCCCAGCCGGTACGAACCCTTCGGCATCGTCGCGCTGGAGGCGGCCGCGGCGGGTACCCCGCTGATCACCTCGACGGCGGGCGGCCTGGGCGAAGCCGTGATCGACGGCGTCACCGGCGCGTCGTTCGCGCCCGCGGACGTCGACGGCTTGGTCGAAGCGGTCCGCGCCACCCTCGACGACCCCGCCGCCACCCAGCAGCGCGCCTTCGCCGCCCGGGAACGGCTCACCGCCGATTTCGCGTGGGACGTGGTGGCGGCGGAAACCGCCCAGGTGTATCAGTCGGCCAAGCGGCGGGTGCGCAACCCGCTTGGCCGCCCGTCCATCGTGGAACGTCCTCTGCCGGAACGGGATCCGAAGTAG
- a CDS encoding DUF4365 domain-containing protein codes for MSDVVDSGSLQLATGVDGGLPITARQEQFSVAFVRMVAAAAGCSIKSHETDYDGVDITIVASADYARYYCPEFEMQLECTTQRHLLRTHDMAWSLKRDRFLELVNPKRFVPALLGVLLIPDDPDELLDLSEDGLRTSSRMYWEHAANLGGIEDDKASKTVHLPRSNLFDVGGLRGIMQSIGEGGQW; via the coding sequence ATGAGCGACGTCGTGGACAGCGGCAGTCTTCAGTTGGCGACCGGCGTGGACGGCGGTCTGCCCATCACCGCGCGGCAGGAACAGTTCAGCGTTGCTTTCGTGCGTATGGTCGCCGCCGCTGCGGGCTGTTCGATCAAAAGTCACGAGACCGACTACGACGGGGTCGACATCACGATCGTGGCTTCCGCGGACTATGCGAGATACTACTGCCCTGAATTCGAAATGCAGCTCGAGTGCACGACGCAGCGGCACTTGCTCAGAACGCACGACATGGCATGGTCGCTGAAGCGAGACCGATTTCTCGAGCTGGTGAATCCCAAGCGGTTCGTCCCGGCGTTGCTCGGCGTGTTGCTCATACCGGACGACCCGGACGAGCTGCTGGACCTTTCCGAAGACGGGCTCAGAACTTCCAGTCGCATGTATTGGGAACATGCGGCGAACCTCGGCGGGATCGAGGACGATAAAGCCAGCAAGACGGTCCACCTACCGCGAAGTAACCTCTTCGACGTGGGCGGACTGCGGGGCATCATGCAGTCGATCGGCGAAGGAGGTCAGTGGTGA
- a CDS encoding electron transfer flavoprotein subunit beta/FixA family protein encodes MPNIVVLIKQVPDTWSERKLTDGDFTLDREAADAVLDEINERAVEEALLIKEAQGGEVTVLAAGPDRATEAIRKALSMGADKAIHINDPAIHGSDAVQTAWVLASALGQVEGVELVIAGNEATDGRAGAVPAIIAEYLGLPQLTHLRKLTVDGDKVTGERETDEGVFKLEASLPAIVSVTEKINEPRFPSFKGIMAAKKKEVQTFTLADLGVDPSTVGVANAGSAVTAATPKPPRTAGEKIADEGDGGTKIAQYLIGQKII; translated from the coding sequence ATGCCGAACATCGTCGTACTCATCAAGCAGGTTCCCGACACCTGGTCGGAGCGCAAGCTCACCGACGGTGACTTCACCCTCGATCGGGAGGCCGCCGACGCCGTCCTCGACGAGATCAACGAGCGCGCCGTCGAAGAGGCGCTGTTGATCAAGGAGGCCCAGGGCGGCGAGGTCACCGTGCTGGCCGCCGGTCCGGACCGCGCCACCGAGGCCATCCGCAAGGCGCTGTCCATGGGCGCCGACAAGGCCATCCACATCAACGACCCGGCCATCCACGGCTCCGACGCCGTGCAGACGGCGTGGGTGCTGGCGAGCGCGCTCGGCCAGGTCGAGGGTGTCGAGCTGGTCATCGCGGGCAACGAGGCCACCGACGGTCGCGCGGGCGCGGTGCCCGCGATCATCGCCGAGTACCTGGGCCTGCCGCAGCTGACGCACCTGCGCAAGCTGACCGTCGACGGTGACAAGGTCACCGGCGAGCGCGAGACCGACGAAGGCGTGTTCAAGCTGGAGGCCAGCCTGCCCGCCATCGTCAGCGTCACCGAGAAGATCAACGAGCCGCGCTTCCCGTCCTTCAAGGGCATCATGGCCGCGAAGAAGAAGGAAGTGCAGACCTTCACGCTGGCCGACCTGGGCGTCGACCCCTCGACCGTGGGCGTCGCGAACGCGGGCTCCGCTGTCACCGCGGCCACGCCGAAGCCTCCGCGCACCGCGGGCGAGAAGATCGCCGACGAAGGCGACGGCGGCACCAAGATCGCCCAGTACCTGATCGGCCAGAAGATCATCTGA
- a CDS encoding acyltransferase produces MTSMWGAPLRSRWRGSRRRDPQQARFLTLASLRWVLANRAYTPWYLVRYYRLFKFRLANPHIVLRGMVFLGRRVEIHATPELSRMEIGRWVHIGDGNAIRCHEGSLRIGDKVVFGKDNVVNTYLDIEIGESTLVADWCYICDFDHKMDDINVPIKDQGIVKSPVRIGPDTWIAAKVTVLRETRVGRGCVLGAHAVVKGEIPDYSIAVGAPAKVVKNRKAAWEAGAEERAEYLAALEDIARKKNGATQTA; encoded by the coding sequence GTGACGAGCATGTGGGGCGCACCGTTGCGCTCGCGCTGGCGGGGATCGCGCCGCCGCGATCCGCAGCAGGCGCGTTTTCTGACGCTGGCGTCGCTGCGCTGGGTGCTCGCGAACCGGGCGTACACGCCGTGGTATCTGGTGCGTTATTACCGGCTGTTCAAGTTCCGCCTGGCCAACCCGCACATCGTGCTGCGCGGCATGGTCTTCCTCGGCCGCCGGGTGGAGATCCACGCCACGCCGGAACTGAGCCGCATGGAGATCGGCCGCTGGGTGCACATCGGCGACGGCAACGCGATCCGCTGCCACGAGGGTTCGCTGCGCATCGGCGACAAGGTGGTGTTCGGCAAGGACAACGTCGTCAACACCTACCTCGACATCGAGATCGGGGAGTCGACCCTGGTAGCCGACTGGTGCTACATCTGCGACTTCGACCACAAGATGGACGACATCAACGTCCCGATCAAGGACCAGGGCATCGTGAAGAGCCCGGTGCGCATCGGTCCCGACACCTGGATCGCGGCCAAGGTGACCGTGCTGCGCGAGACGCGCGTCGGTCGCGGTTGCGTGCTCGGCGCGCACGCCGTGGTCAAGGGCGAGATCCCGGACTACAGCATCGCCGTCGGCGCTCCGGCCAAGGTGGTCAAGAACCGCAAGGCGGCGTGGGAGGCGGGCGCCGAGGAACGGGCTGAATATCTGGCCGCGCTGGAGGACATCGCGCGCAAGAAGAACGGCGCGACGCAGACCGCCTGA